Proteins from a single region of Gordonia hongkongensis:
- a CDS encoding ABC transporter permease: MSAPDTGTETAPGVRTPKTSKGSTPDPGSTTELAVAARTGRRGRSRSKMVGVAAPLVVLALVIGAWYLVSYAVLDPGRRFLMPPPHQVVTDGLLGDSAQAMWEALSRTATVALTGLAIAAIIGIAWAVIMSQSRLMENALFPYAVVLQCVPILALVPLVGFWFGFGFSARVFVCVLISLFPIVSNTLFGLRSVDRQMRDLFALHHPSRVTILRKLEFPAAMPAIFAGLRISAGLSVVGAIVGDFFFKQGNPGIGILIDNYRSRLQAEELFASIVLASLLGVAVFWFFGWLGNRIVGRWYQR, from the coding sequence ATGAGCGCCCCCGACACCGGCACCGAGACCGCCCCGGGCGTGCGAACCCCGAAAACCAGCAAGGGCAGTACACCCGACCCGGGCTCGACCACCGAGCTCGCCGTGGCCGCGCGCACGGGTCGACGCGGCCGTTCCCGGTCGAAGATGGTCGGAGTGGCCGCACCGCTCGTCGTGCTGGCGCTGGTCATCGGCGCGTGGTACCTCGTCAGCTACGCGGTGCTCGATCCCGGCCGTCGGTTCCTGATGCCGCCCCCGCACCAGGTCGTCACCGACGGACTGCTGGGCGACTCCGCCCAGGCGATGTGGGAGGCCCTGAGCCGCACGGCGACTGTCGCGTTGACCGGCCTGGCGATCGCCGCGATCATCGGCATCGCGTGGGCGGTGATCATGTCGCAGTCGCGGCTGATGGAGAACGCCCTCTTCCCGTATGCCGTGGTCCTGCAGTGCGTCCCGATCCTGGCGCTCGTCCCCCTGGTCGGATTCTGGTTCGGATTCGGCTTCAGTGCACGGGTTTTCGTGTGTGTACTGATCTCGCTGTTCCCGATCGTCTCCAACACCCTGTTCGGCCTGCGATCGGTCGACCGGCAGATGCGGGATCTCTTCGCCCTGCACCATCCGAGCCGCGTCACCATCCTGCGCAAGCTGGAGTTCCCCGCCGCCATGCCGGCCATCTTCGCCGGTCTCCGCATCTCGGCGGGCCTGTCGGTGGTCGGCGCCATCGTGGGCGACTTCTTCTTCAAGCAGGGCAATCCCGGCATCGGCATCCTGATCGACAACTACCGGTCGCGACTGCAAGCCGAGGAACTGTTCGCCTCGATCGTGCTCGCCTCACTTCTCGGCGTGGCCGTCTTCTGGTTCTTCGGCTGGCTCGGCAACCGCATCGTCGGACGCTGGTACCAGCGCTGA
- a CDS encoding cupin domain-containing protein produces MTPLLRTAVATLAAAAALLTPLAMSSGTANSTPSSGVSAVSLAKADIPADLLPFVPDGVHVEVREITIAPGGTTGWHYHDGPLYGLVRQGTLTHPGSDCKPVVYRTGEIIAEPGGKANTHEGTNLGTTPVVLIVLYLMPLNKPLSQDAPAPPCATATS; encoded by the coding sequence ATGACACCACTCCTGCGCACCGCCGTCGCGACGCTCGCCGCCGCGGCCGCTCTCCTGACGCCGCTCGCGATGTCGTCGGGGACGGCGAATTCCACGCCTTCGTCCGGAGTCTCGGCGGTCAGCCTGGCCAAGGCGGATATCCCGGCCGACCTCCTACCATTCGTGCCCGACGGCGTACACGTGGAGGTTCGGGAGATCACCATCGCCCCCGGCGGCACCACCGGGTGGCACTATCACGACGGCCCGCTCTACGGACTGGTCCGGCAGGGCACCCTCACCCACCCCGGCTCCGACTGCAAGCCGGTGGTGTACCGGACCGGCGAGATCATCGCCGAACCCGGGGGCAAGGCGAACACCCACGAGGGAACCAATCTCGGGACCACCCCGGTCGTGCTGATCGTCCTGTACCTGATGCCGCTGAACAAGCCGCTGTCCCAGGACGCACCCGCACCGCCGTGTGCGACGGCCACTTCCTGA
- a CDS encoding alpha/beta hydrolase gives MSRLPNVLVVGVGVGVAVLSMVMGVAGVLVPSAGSASADTLTGVPYAKATAGAPYRETWVSPRNLVVSVWSRSMQTQVPSLVQTPANRNQAAPVMYLLSGSSGGEDNDDWTHATDANAFYANKNVWTVAPIGGAASYYADWRRVDPAANFRFGVKTSRPLRWETFLTSELPAAFENAHGGRSGPGRSRGVAGISMAGTAVLRIAENHPGFYRAVGSYSGCADTASPTGQLLLRNVAFVPGLADASNMYGPPGDPQWAAQDPVINAYKFGRRTPALWISAATGLPGAHDNLSDRRIAGNVGELAEQVAAGGFAEATARSCTVTMANRLAALRIPAVVRLPATGTHSWGYWEDQMHESWPMFARALGA, from the coding sequence ATGTCTCGCTTGCCGAATGTCCTGGTCGTCGGCGTCGGCGTCGGCGTTGCCGTCCTGTCCATGGTGATGGGCGTGGCGGGTGTGCTCGTGCCCTCCGCGGGATCTGCGTCGGCGGACACCCTCACCGGTGTCCCATACGCCAAGGCGACGGCCGGCGCGCCATACCGGGAGACCTGGGTGTCGCCCCGCAATCTCGTGGTGTCGGTGTGGTCACGGTCGATGCAGACCCAGGTCCCGTCGCTGGTCCAGACGCCCGCGAACCGGAACCAGGCCGCACCGGTGATGTACCTGCTCAGCGGATCGTCCGGTGGCGAGGACAACGACGACTGGACGCACGCCACCGACGCCAACGCGTTCTATGCGAACAAGAACGTGTGGACCGTGGCCCCGATCGGGGGCGCGGCGAGCTACTACGCCGACTGGCGGCGCGTCGACCCGGCCGCGAACTTCCGGTTCGGCGTGAAGACGTCACGGCCCCTGCGGTGGGAGACCTTTCTGACCTCGGAGCTGCCCGCCGCCTTCGAGAACGCGCACGGGGGACGATCCGGCCCGGGACGCTCGCGCGGGGTCGCGGGGATCTCGATGGCGGGTACTGCCGTGCTCCGGATCGCCGAGAACCACCCGGGGTTCTACCGGGCGGTGGGCTCCTACTCGGGATGCGCCGACACCGCGTCGCCCACCGGGCAGTTGCTGTTGCGCAACGTGGCGTTCGTCCCCGGACTCGCCGACGCCAGCAACATGTACGGCCCGCCCGGGGACCCGCAGTGGGCAGCCCAGGATCCGGTGATCAACGCCTACAAGTTCGGGCGTCGCACCCCTGCCCTGTGGATCAGTGCGGCGACCGGATTGCCCGGTGCGCACGACAATCTGTCCGACCGGCGGATCGCCGGCAACGTGGGGGAGCTCGCCGAACAGGTCGCGGCCGGCGGATTCGCCGAAGCGACCGCACGATCGTGCACGGTGACGATGGCAAACCGCCTCGCCGCGCTGCGCATCCCGGCCGTCGTCCGGCTCCCGGCGACCGGTACGCATTCCTGGGGGTACTGGGAGGACCAGATGCATGAGTCCTGGCCGATGTTCGCCCGCGCGCTCGGCGCGTGA
- a CDS encoding ABC transporter substrate-binding protein — MNTPVWRRLSKTTGVAVVAAALAFTAACSSGESTESSGYTGAVGPVDLSANCPDKVVIQTDWNPEAEHGHLYQLLGPDPAINAGNKRVVGPLFDRGEYTGVDIEIRAGGPAIGFQSVTSQMYSDPEILLGYVDTDQAIQNSKDNPTTAVMAPLDISPQMIMWDPATYPQVQGIADLKAANARVLYFEGATYMDYLTGSGVLSPAQVDGSYDGSPANFVSDGGKTAQQGFASSEPQVYQEEVEGWQKPVKYQLIHDVGFPSYKSSVAVRSDALEENAACLEQLVPVLQRGSVDYLASPQAADAVILDAVEQYDTGWVYSQRNADYARETMADLNLVSNGTDTTIGNFDTARVARVMEVTGPIFTEQGTPAADGLTPEAIATNRFIDTSVGLPS, encoded by the coding sequence ATGAACACACCCGTCTGGCGTCGCCTGTCCAAGACCACCGGTGTCGCCGTCGTCGCCGCCGCCCTCGCCTTCACCGCCGCGTGCAGTTCCGGGGAGAGCACCGAATCCTCCGGTTACACGGGGGCGGTCGGTCCGGTCGACCTGAGCGCCAACTGTCCCGACAAGGTCGTCATCCAGACCGACTGGAACCCGGAGGCCGAACACGGCCACCTCTACCAACTCCTCGGCCCCGACCCCGCGATCAATGCCGGCAACAAGCGCGTCGTCGGTCCGCTCTTCGACCGCGGCGAATACACCGGCGTCGACATCGAGATCCGGGCCGGCGGACCCGCCATCGGCTTCCAGTCGGTGACCTCGCAGATGTACTCCGACCCGGAGATCCTCCTCGGTTACGTCGACACCGATCAGGCCATCCAGAACTCGAAGGACAACCCGACGACGGCGGTCATGGCACCGCTCGACATCAGTCCGCAGATGATCATGTGGGATCCCGCCACCTACCCGCAGGTCCAGGGGATCGCCGACCTCAAGGCGGCGAACGCGCGCGTCCTGTACTTCGAGGGGGCCACCTACATGGACTACCTGACCGGGTCGGGCGTCCTCTCCCCCGCGCAGGTCGACGGCAGCTACGACGGGTCGCCGGCCAACTTCGTCTCCGACGGCGGCAAGACCGCCCAGCAGGGGTTCGCCAGCTCCGAGCCGCAGGTCTACCAGGAAGAGGTCGAGGGCTGGCAGAAGCCGGTGAAGTACCAGCTGATCCACGACGTCGGCTTCCCGTCCTACAAGTCGTCGGTGGCGGTTCGCTCGGACGCACTGGAGGAGAACGCCGCCTGCCTCGAGCAGCTGGTGCCGGTGTTGCAGCGCGGTTCGGTCGATTATCTGGCGTCGCCGCAGGCGGCCGACGCGGTCATCCTCGACGCCGTCGAGCAGTACGACACGGGGTGGGTGTACTCCCAGCGGAACGCCGACTACGCGCGGGAGACGATGGCCGACCTCAACCTGGTGAGCAACGGCACCGACACGACGATCGGCAACTTCGACACCGCGCGCGTCGCCCGGGTGATGGAGGTGACCGGGCCGATCTTCACCGAGCAGGGCACGCCCGCAGCCGACGGCCTGACGCCCGAGGCGATCGCGACCAACCGCTTCATCGACACCTCGGTGGGCCTGCCGTCATGA
- a CDS encoding amidohydrolase family protein, producing the protein MPTPQTAPVPGITGSLADGSVVDVELSADADGIHRVRAVSPFSPDAPHPAEWLDLRDHLLLPPAAEPHAHLDKALSWPELSPPSGDLNAAIASWRAGSVSLDEQSFRTRALRATSSMLRNGITAVRTHADVLSHDDPLRAVRVLTEVREHLRGLMDIQVAVLASPLTPTAHIEAALDAGVDLVGGAPHIADDPLAELTRLLDLAEARGIGADLHVDEFLDGDHLTIEAFADRVADWPDDRIRTAGHCCRLDTLAADDLQRVARALARARVSVVALPVTNLYLQGRSGPSAGRRGITPIDVLRDHGVRVAGGADNIRDPFNPVGRADPLETAALLITAAHQNPDTATDLVTSEARAVLGLEPAGPVVGARADLVAIRGADLAEVIATAPADRVVIVNGAPVARTESTTWTAFPVAFTSPAAASPAGMSSAAASPLGLSPVGMER; encoded by the coding sequence ATGCCGACTCCGCAGACAGCGCCCGTGCCGGGCATCACCGGTTCACTGGCCGACGGGTCAGTGGTCGATGTCGAGCTGTCCGCCGACGCCGACGGTATCCACCGCGTCCGCGCCGTCTCACCGTTCTCTCCCGATGCCCCGCATCCCGCCGAATGGTTGGATCTCCGCGACCACCTGCTGCTCCCACCCGCCGCCGAACCCCATGCCCACCTGGACAAGGCCCTGTCGTGGCCGGAGTTGTCACCGCCGAGCGGCGACCTCAACGCCGCGATCGCCTCCTGGCGGGCCGGCAGTGTCTCCCTCGATGAGCAGTCCTTCCGGACGCGCGCTCTCCGGGCGACCTCGTCCATGCTGCGCAACGGCATCACCGCGGTGCGCACCCACGCCGACGTGCTCTCGCACGACGACCCACTGCGAGCCGTCCGCGTGCTCACCGAGGTCCGAGAGCACCTGCGCGGACTGATGGACATCCAGGTCGCGGTCCTGGCGAGCCCACTCACGCCCACCGCGCACATCGAGGCCGCGCTCGACGCCGGCGTCGACCTCGTCGGCGGGGCCCCGCACATCGCCGACGACCCGCTCGCCGAGCTCACGAGACTGCTCGACCTCGCCGAAGCGCGCGGTATCGGCGCCGACCTGCACGTCGATGAATTCCTCGACGGCGACCACCTGACCATCGAGGCCTTCGCCGACCGCGTCGCCGACTGGCCCGACGACCGGATACGCACGGCCGGCCACTGTTGCCGCCTCGACACCCTGGCCGCCGACGATCTGCAACGGGTCGCGCGGGCGCTCGCCCGGGCCCGTGTCTCGGTCGTCGCACTGCCGGTGACGAACCTGTACCTCCAGGGCCGATCCGGACCGTCCGCGGGGCGACGAGGCATCACGCCGATCGACGTGCTGCGCGACCACGGCGTCCGCGTCGCCGGCGGTGCGGACAACATCCGCGACCCGTTCAACCCCGTGGGCCGGGCCGACCCCCTCGAGACCGCCGCCCTGCTGATCACCGCGGCGCATCAGAACCCGGACACCGCAACGGATCTGGTCACCTCCGAGGCACGTGCCGTGCTCGGACTGGAGCCCGCGGGCCCCGTCGTCGGAGCCCGCGCCGACCTCGTCGCCATCCGCGGCGCCGATCTCGCCGAGGTCATCGCCACCGCGCCGGCCGACCGGGTCGTGATCGTGAACGGAGCCCCGGTCGCACGCACCGAGTCCACGACCTGGACGGCGTTCCCGGTCGCGTTCACGTCCCCGGCAGCAGCATCGCCGGCCGGAATGTCCTCAGCCGCAGCATCACCGCTGGGCCTGTCCCCCGTCGGCATGGAGAGATGA
- a CDS encoding PDR/VanB family oxidoreductase, whose amino-acid sequence MSVSANDLRDGLRVRVVSRRRLARRVDEFVLAPVGVAALPSWTAGSHVDLHTPAGPVRQYSLCSFPDDTSTYRIAVERRIDSRGGSDSVHDDIQVGGEVWISPPRNHFALTRALGYVFVAGGIGITPVLALVDEARRTGRPWRLVYVGRSRAEMAFVDEIEPRYPGLVTIHESAHSGRLDLGGVLAGLARGTAVYTCGPPSMLEAVAQVCEPQPAVDSFAEKFTATTTQSAADAEFELSLAFSGVTVTVPQDRTILDVLDGRGVVAPSSCREGVCGTCETGVVSGEVDHRDSILSPEERSENESMMICVSRCTSGRLVLEL is encoded by the coding sequence ATGTCTGTGTCAGCGAACGACCTTCGAGATGGACTGCGTGTCCGTGTGGTGTCACGGCGCCGGCTCGCCCGTCGGGTGGACGAATTCGTCCTCGCGCCGGTCGGTGTCGCCGCGCTGCCGTCGTGGACCGCTGGATCGCACGTCGATCTGCACACACCGGCCGGCCCGGTCAGACAGTACTCGTTGTGTTCCTTCCCTGACGACACGAGTACGTACCGGATCGCCGTCGAGCGGCGGATCGACAGCCGGGGCGGTTCGGACTCCGTGCACGACGACATCCAGGTGGGCGGCGAGGTGTGGATCAGCCCGCCGCGCAATCACTTCGCGCTGACACGTGCACTCGGTTATGTGTTCGTGGCCGGTGGTATCGGCATCACCCCCGTCCTCGCCCTCGTCGACGAGGCCCGCCGTACCGGGCGGCCGTGGCGGCTCGTCTACGTCGGACGGTCCCGGGCGGAGATGGCCTTCGTCGACGAGATCGAACCCAGGTACCCCGGACTGGTCACGATTCACGAGTCGGCCCACTCGGGGCGCCTGGATCTCGGTGGCGTCCTGGCCGGGCTCGCCCGCGGCACCGCCGTGTACACCTGCGGACCGCCGTCGATGCTGGAAGCCGTTGCGCAAGTGTGTGAGCCGCAACCGGCCGTGGATTCGTTCGCCGAGAAGTTTACCGCCACGACGACGCAGTCCGCGGCTGACGCGGAGTTCGAACTCTCCCTTGCCTTCTCGGGCGTGACGGTGACGGTGCCGCAGGATCGCACCATCCTCGACGTCTTGGACGGACGTGGGGTGGTGGCGCCGTCGTCGTGCCGCGAAGGTGTCTGCGGAACCTGTGAGACGGGGGTGGTCAGCGGCGAGGTGGACCACCGCGACTCGATCCTGTCGCCGGAGGAGCGGTCCGAGAACGAATCGATGATGATCTGCGTGTCGCGGTGTACGAGCGGTCGTCTGGTGCTCGAGCTGTGA
- a CDS encoding helix-turn-helix domain-containing protein — MALDEPDVAQVSLGAEIRRRRKQHGLTLTNLAAQAGISHPFLSQLERGYARPSMTTLERIARALDTTQVSLMLAADPAHVAGAPSPAPVGTQLVRAGEGAVLPQAGDNAGYARLLVRGDAAFFPQEQLLNRRDYGEYFQHEQDEWLHVVDGEVEVDLGDGSLLELRRGDSLYYAGGIPHRWRLTGSEAARLVVVQASTQVSEIRDGGGGSRGWESRRRS, encoded by the coding sequence ATGGCGCTCGACGAGCCGGACGTCGCGCAGGTGTCGCTGGGTGCCGAGATCCGCCGACGACGTAAGCAGCATGGCCTCACGTTGACGAATCTGGCTGCGCAGGCCGGTATCTCGCATCCGTTCTTGTCGCAGCTCGAGCGCGGATACGCGCGTCCGAGCATGACGACCCTGGAACGGATCGCCAGGGCGCTGGACACCACCCAGGTCAGTCTGATGCTGGCCGCGGACCCTGCGCACGTGGCGGGGGCACCGTCTCCGGCACCCGTCGGGACGCAACTGGTGCGTGCCGGCGAGGGCGCGGTCCTTCCGCAGGCCGGCGACAACGCCGGATACGCCCGGTTGCTCGTTCGAGGGGACGCCGCGTTCTTCCCCCAGGAGCAGTTGTTGAACCGGCGGGACTACGGCGAGTACTTCCAGCACGAGCAGGACGAGTGGTTGCATGTCGTCGACGGCGAGGTCGAGGTCGACCTCGGCGACGGAAGTCTCCTCGAATTGCGAAGAGGCGACAGCCTTTACTACGCTGGCGGCATTCCCCACCGGTGGCGGCTCACCGGTTCCGAGGCCGCTCGGCTCGTCGTTGTCCAGGCGTCAACGCAGGTGTCGGAGATCCGCGACGGTGGGGGTGGTTCCCGTGGCTGGGAATCCCGGCGGAGATCGTAA
- a CDS encoding amidohydrolase family protein — translation MTVTVLTGAVAVLRDASMVTRDPVVVDDRRIGAAVGGRAAADEVVDVSGCVVTPGLVNAHHHLLQTAFRSRPESRSVPMPQWLGLMAQRYSSVGVDPELVAAAAAAGLAESLLCGVTTVADHHLTWPGGQDPVALAGGTIDAAARVGARLVFVRGTARDDPQAAATSVEDIHRTHLGAGATGTSADGMLQLAVGPSGVHSDGPETFATLGEVASRLGLRRRTQANEQVDVQVAAERYGRRPLELLDEWGWLADDVTLAHLCEITDDEVALVARSGASATHAPGCDVPMGWGVARVAALMSAGVRVGLGTSGGGSNDAGHLLADARLAIQVSGLIGEPVTARAVLAMASEGSAGGLGRTELGHLRPGAAADLCVWDCSDVFDAGVTDPVDGLLWAGPGRRPRDVMVAGRWVVRDGELVTADSRSLAAELGTLLDWRQRSAP, via the coding sequence GTGACGGTCACGGTGCTCACCGGCGCCGTGGCGGTCCTACGTGACGCGTCGATGGTCACGCGCGATCCGGTCGTGGTCGACGACCGGCGGATCGGGGCCGCGGTCGGCGGCCGGGCCGCCGCGGACGAGGTCGTCGACGTCTCGGGGTGCGTCGTCACGCCCGGTCTCGTGAACGCGCACCACCATCTGCTGCAGACCGCGTTCCGGTCGCGTCCGGAGAGCCGGTCGGTACCGATGCCGCAGTGGCTCGGCCTGATGGCGCAACGCTATTCATCGGTCGGTGTCGACCCCGAGCTCGTCGCCGCGGCAGCGGCTGCCGGGCTCGCGGAATCCCTGCTGTGCGGTGTGACCACGGTCGCCGACCATCATCTGACCTGGCCCGGTGGTCAGGACCCGGTCGCGTTGGCCGGCGGGACCATCGATGCCGCCGCACGGGTCGGTGCGCGATTGGTCTTCGTCCGGGGCACTGCTCGCGACGACCCGCAAGCCGCAGCCACATCGGTCGAGGACATCCACCGAACCCATCTGGGTGCGGGGGCAACCGGCACGAGCGCGGACGGGATGCTGCAGCTGGCCGTCGGCCCGTCCGGCGTGCACAGCGACGGGCCGGAGACCTTCGCGACGCTCGGCGAGGTCGCATCCCGACTCGGCCTGCGTCGTCGTACGCAGGCGAACGAGCAGGTCGATGTGCAGGTCGCCGCGGAACGATATGGGCGGCGTCCCCTCGAGTTGCTCGACGAGTGGGGTTGGCTCGCCGACGACGTCACGCTGGCGCATCTGTGCGAGATCACCGACGACGAAGTGGCTCTGGTCGCGCGATCGGGAGCGTCTGCGACCCACGCGCCCGGGTGCGACGTGCCGATGGGATGGGGCGTCGCGCGGGTCGCGGCGCTCATGTCCGCAGGTGTGCGGGTGGGACTCGGCACCAGCGGCGGCGGGAGCAACGACGCCGGGCACCTGCTCGCCGATGCCCGACTGGCCATTCAGGTCTCGGGATTGATCGGTGAACCGGTCACCGCCCGTGCGGTTCTCGCGATGGCATCCGAGGGTTCGGCGGGCGGTCTCGGCCGCACCGAGCTGGGGCACCTGCGGCCCGGTGCTGCCGCCGACCTCTGCGTGTGGGACTGCTCCGATGTTTTCGACGCCGGGGTCACCGACCCGGTCGACGGCCTGCTGTGGGCCGGCCCGGGCCGGCGACCCCGCGACGTCATGGTCGCCGGCCGGTGGGTGGTACGCGACGGAGAACTCGTGACCGCTGATTCACGTTCGCTCGCAGCCGAACTCGGGACACTGCTCGACTGGCGGCAGCGTTCTGCTCCCTGA
- a CDS encoding FAD-binding oxidoreductase, giving the protein MTAPVVAVGTDEGRPDFGPEDVDALADDLLAIVGPRGISSLPRALERAARDGSGMSPILSAQDLGRPDLVCYPRTADAVPHIVRAAVARGVPITTRGKGTGNYGQVIPRFGGLVLDMTSLTAIGDVTDRSVTAQAGARMINLEQTAWSHGSQLWMYPSTVQSTLGGFLAGGSAGTGTIVHGRNHQGFVDALDVVHATGEAEVVHLEGDDATPFVHTYGVAGIIVGATVRVEPLQEWRCVYASFGSTREAFDAALRLAAVEPKPRLLSADGPVITGALPDDPALVRGRASVRGIIDARALAETTDLVVAAGGRVEAVREGIAETVKLSTLSYNHPTWWLQKSQPDRWFHMEVRGDALVTRLEEVEKVYEGGMLHLEVGHEMMFGMLNGIYRSPQQVIDGVAALEDLGVGVHSPHQWYVDLDAERVRALAHQTDPKGLLNPGRWM; this is encoded by the coding sequence ATGACCGCTCCGGTGGTCGCGGTCGGCACCGACGAGGGACGCCCCGACTTCGGCCCCGAGGATGTCGATGCGCTGGCCGACGACCTGCTCGCGATCGTCGGCCCGCGTGGCATCAGCTCACTTCCCCGCGCGCTCGAACGGGCGGCCCGCGACGGCTCGGGGATGAGTCCGATCCTGTCGGCGCAGGATCTCGGCCGACCCGATCTCGTGTGCTACCCGCGCACGGCCGACGCGGTGCCCCACATCGTCCGCGCGGCGGTCGCCCGCGGCGTACCGATCACCACGCGCGGCAAGGGAACCGGGAACTACGGCCAGGTCATCCCGCGCTTCGGCGGACTCGTCCTCGACATGACGTCGCTGACCGCGATCGGGGACGTCACCGACCGTTCGGTCACCGCCCAGGCGGGCGCGCGGATGATCAACCTGGAACAGACCGCATGGTCGCACGGCAGCCAGCTGTGGATGTACCCGTCGACCGTCCAGTCGACGCTCGGCGGGTTCCTGGCGGGAGGTTCGGCTGGTACCGGCACGATCGTGCACGGCCGCAACCATCAGGGGTTCGTCGACGCACTGGATGTCGTCCATGCGACCGGCGAGGCCGAGGTGGTCCATCTCGAGGGCGACGACGCAACCCCGTTCGTGCACACCTACGGGGTCGCCGGCATCATCGTCGGCGCCACCGTCCGGGTGGAACCGCTGCAGGAATGGCGCTGCGTGTACGCGAGTTTCGGCTCCACACGCGAGGCGTTCGACGCGGCGCTCCGACTGGCGGCGGTCGAACCGAAGCCGCGTCTGCTGTCCGCGGACGGCCCCGTCATCACGGGGGCGCTGCCCGACGACCCCGCGCTCGTCCGCGGTCGCGCCAGCGTGCGCGGGATCATCGACGCCCGGGCATTGGCGGAGACCACCGACCTGGTCGTCGCCGCCGGCGGCCGCGTCGAAGCGGTCCGCGAGGGCATCGCCGAGACGGTCAAGCTGTCGACGCTCTCCTACAACCACCCGACGTGGTGGTTGCAGAAGTCGCAGCCGGACAGGTGGTTCCACATGGAGGTACGCGGGGACGCACTCGTCACCCGGCTCGAGGAGGTGGAGAAGGTGTACGAGGGCGGCATGCTGCATCTCGAGGTCGGCCACGAGATGATGTTCGGGATGCTCAACGGGATCTACCGCAGTCCGCAGCAGGTCATCGACGGCGTCGCCGCACTCGAGGATCTCGGGGTCGGCGTCCACTCCCCGCACCAGTGGTACGTCGATCTCGATGCCGAGCGCGTCCGCGCGCTGGCGCACCAGACCGACCCGAAGGGTCTGCTCAATCCCGGAAGGTGGATGTGA
- a CDS encoding ABC transporter ATP-binding protein, with protein MSSPATTPRPALGHPLVGFEHVELTYPDGTHALRDVNLTVREGEFVSVVGPSGCGKSTLLRLSSGLETITDGYLQSGAERIGYVFQDATLLPWRTVADNVALLGELDGAPKTERRERVRAALETVGLTGFDKHLPHMLSGGMRMRVSLARSLTLDPDLFLFDEPFAALDELTRERLGTDLTELFAVKRFAGLFITHSVAEAAFLSTRVLVMSGRPGTIVDEIEVPFDYPRSPDLRFEPEFGTIAGRISRALREAHS; from the coding sequence ATGAGTTCACCAGCAACGACCCCCAGACCGGCACTCGGTCACCCGCTCGTCGGCTTCGAACACGTGGAGCTCACCTATCCGGACGGCACTCACGCCCTCCGCGACGTGAACCTGACCGTGCGGGAGGGCGAGTTCGTCAGCGTCGTGGGCCCATCGGGTTGCGGCAAGTCGACCCTCCTGAGGTTGTCGTCGGGACTGGAGACGATCACCGACGGTTACCTGCAGAGCGGTGCCGAACGGATCGGTTACGTGTTCCAGGACGCCACCCTGCTCCCGTGGCGGACCGTGGCCGACAACGTCGCACTGCTCGGTGAACTCGACGGTGCACCGAAAACCGAACGGCGCGAAAGAGTTCGCGCGGCGCTGGAGACGGTCGGACTGACCGGGTTCGACAAGCACCTGCCGCACATGTTGTCCGGCGGCATGCGGATGCGGGTGTCGCTGGCCCGCTCGCTGACGCTCGATCCCGACCTGTTCCTGTTCGACGAGCCGTTCGCCGCACTCGACGAACTGACCCGCGAACGGCTCGGCACCGACCTGACCGAGCTGTTCGCCGTCAAACGCTTTGCCGGCCTGTTCATCACCCACTCGGTCGCCGAGGCGGCGTTCCTGTCCACTCGTGTCCTGGTGATGTCGGGACGGCCGGGAACCATCGTCGACGAGATCGAGGTCCCCTTCGACTATCCCCGGTCGCCCGACCTGCGTTTCGAGCCGGAGTTCGGCACGATCGCCGGCCGGATCTCCCGCGCACTCCGAGAGGCACATTCATGA